From a region of the Campylobacteraceae bacterium genome:
- a CDS encoding SprT-like domain-containing protein has product MFIHRLKRYFQIIIFVSICFLIYSWYNNYQFSNQELKTSIINQIKNKEQALKNLVYKHYKIHVAFPIIISNELPSNLFGLTSYSKGEIKIYLNKKRFQESLDYMIDDVLPHEYAHAMIFKLKLFSKKKAGHSKEWQKVCKKLQGLRCERFVKNNDIVFGKTNF; this is encoded by the coding sequence ATGTTTATTCATAGATTAAAAAGATACTTTCAAATTATCATTTTTGTTAGTATTTGTTTTTTAATCTATTCATGGTATAACAATTATCAATTCTCCAATCAAGAACTAAAAACAAGTATTATTAATCAAATCAAAAACAAAGAACAAGCATTAAAAAACCTTGTTTACAAACATTATAAAATACACGTTGCTTTTCCTATTATTATCTCCAATGAATTGCCTTCTAATCTTTTTGGATTGACATCCTATTCCAAGGGAGAAATAAAAATTTATTTAAATAAAAAAAGATTTCAAGAAAGTTTAGATTATATGATTGATGATGTTTTACCTCATGAATATGCTCATGCTATGATTTTTAAATTAAAACTTTTTTCAAAAAAGAAAGCAGGACATTCAAAAGAATGGCAAAAGGTGTGTAAAAAACTTCAGGGTTTGAGATGTGAGAGATTTGTAAAAAACAATGATATTGTTTTTGGAAAAACCAACTTTTAA
- a CDS encoding antibiotic biosynthesis monooxygenase yields the protein MNIIIQEIYKANKEKEKDLQILLTKLLFSSVQEEGCVCFEVYQSDEDTAEFLVYTEFKDKEALSAHEESFHINMFNTKSQELVAKKEVLPTL from the coding sequence ATGAATATAATAATACAAGAAATATACAAAGCGAATAAAGAAAAAGAAAAAGATCTTCAAATACTTCTCACGAAACTTCTTTTTTCTTCGGTACAAGAAGAAGGATGTGTTTGTTTTGAAGTATATCAAAGTGATGAAGATACAGCTGAGTTTTTGGTTTATACTGAATTTAAAGATAAAGAAGCGCTAAGCGCACATGAAGAAAGTTTTCATATCAATATGTTTAATACTAAATCACAAGAATTAGTAGCAAAAAAAGAAGTTTTACCAACACTTTAA
- a CDS encoding nucleotidyl transferase AbiEii/AbiGii toxin family protein — protein MELTNIEKDHYLFMTSIVKSLADTPYVLKGGTALMFGYDLDRFSEDLDFDSIKKLNLETKIRESLPHGFEIIAITKPKDTDTVQRYKVHYKTLNGNRRLKIETSYRTKEIDINDYTLIKEMQIYNIDFLLDNKLLASHDGLSPRTTARDLYDIDFIVKNFSDVINDSFIRRLNEFTLDNSALLERFEDAYNEDLLVNSKVELDDLIIRLSKNIKQL, from the coding sequence ATGGAATTAACTAATATTGAAAAAGACCATTATTTATTTATGACTAGTATTGTTAAGTCATTGGCGGATACACCATATGTGTTAAAAGGGGGAACTGCATTAATGTTTGGATATGACTTAGATAGATTCTCAGAGGATTTAGATTTTGATTCTATAAAGAAGTTAAATTTAGAAACAAAGATTCGTGAGAGTTTGCCCCATGGCTTTGAAATAATAGCTATTACAAAACCAAAAGATACGGATACGGTGCAAAGGTATAAAGTTCATTATAAAACTTTAAATGGAAATAGAAGACTTAAAATAGAAACATCATATAGAACAAAAGAGATTGATATAAATGATTACACTTTAATAAAAGAGATGCAAATATATAATATTGATTTTCTTTTGGACAATAAACTTTTAGCATCACATGATGGACTTAGTCCAAGAACTACAGCACGAGATTTATATGATATTGATTTTATTGTTAAAAATTTTTCAGATGTAATCAATGATAGTTTTATAAGAAGGTTAAATGAATTTACCCTAGATAATAGTGCTTTATTAGAAAGGTTTGAAGATGCTTATAATGAAGATCTATTAGTCAATAGTAAAGTTGAATTGGATGATTTAATTATTAGATTATCTAAGAATATAAAACAACTATAA
- a CDS encoding DnaJ domain-containing protein → MAFIGVILLISTLFYFFVFKKLKKMSQGYKFQFKQGDFNANGANFNNFNTNFTQAPMHDEIKKAKDFFGFANDPSKDEIKKKYKELAKKYHPDVNSHDDTLMKELNHHKDVLMKTFA, encoded by the coding sequence ATGGCTTTTATTGGCGTAATACTACTCATTTCAACATTATTTTATTTTTTTGTATTTAAAAAATTAAAAAAAATGTCTCAAGGTTATAAATTTCAGTTTAAACAAGGCGATTTTAATGCCAATGGAGCAAACTTCAATAACTTTAATACTAATTTTACACAAGCCCCTATGCATGATGAAATAAAAAAAGCAAAAGATTTTTTTGGTTTTGCAAACGATCCCAGTAAAGATGAAATAAAAAAGAAATACAAAGAATTAGCAAAAAAATATCATCCAGATGTAAATTCTCATGACGATACTTTAATGAAAGAACTCAATCATCATAAAGATGTATTAATGAAAACTTTCGCTTAA